The nucleotide window CCTTACGCTGGCCTTCGTACTCCAGGAACTCGATATTCTGGTCGGCCTCGAACTCCCCGTCGTCCGGGGCGAGCATGGTGAACGTGTCGTACGTCTCCAGGTCCATCACCTGCACCTCGTCGTCGGCGACGGAGACGACCTGCCCCTTCTTCCGTTCGATGATCGGCACCCAGACCTTCGCGTCCACCGGCTGGGACAGCGTCCGTTTCTTCCCGTCGAACACGCCCTTCCCCTCGATGCGAGCCTTGGCGCTGCCGTGTTTGCCCGGCTTGGCCGTGCTGTAGCCGTCGATCTCGCACGGCGAGTCCTCCATCATGAGGTAGCTCCCCTCTTGGAGTTCGCGGACCTCCTTCTGTTCTCGTGGCATTCTATCCCGAGTTTCCGGCGGCGGCAGTATAAACGGTTTGATACCGCCGAAGGCGACCGGACCGCTTTTCTGCCGGCCTCGCCAACGCGAGAGCGTGTTGGCCGCCGAGCTGCACTGTCACTCCGCGCTGTCACACGACGGCCGCGACCCCGTCGAACTCCTGGTAGAACAGGCCGCGGCCGTCGGACTGGACGTGCTCGCCGTCACCGACCACGACGAGATCGACGCCAGCCGCGAAGCCGCCGCACTCGCCGAGGAGTACGGCCTCGTCGGTGTCGTCGGCACCGAGGTCTCCAGTGCGGCCGGGCACGTCCTCGGGCTCGGCGTCCGAGAGGCGATCCCCGCGGGACTCTCCTTCGACGAGACGCTCGACCGTATCCACGACGCCGGCGGCATCGCCGTCGTCCCACACGCCTACCAGAAGTCGCGCCACGGGGTCGCACCCCACATCACGGACGAACAACTCGCCCACGCCGACGCCATCGAGGTGTTCAACTCCAGGCTCCTCACCGGTCGCGGCAACCGGAAGGCCGAGGCGTTCGCCGTCGAACGCGGGCTGCCGGCCGTCGCCGGCAGCGACGCCCACGTCTCCGAGATGGTCGGACAGGCCGTCACCCAGATCGGCACGGACGAACGCACCCCCGAGGCGGTGTTGGACGCCGTCCACGAGGGGAAGACGAGCGTCGTCGGTCGACGGACCCCCTGGCACGTCTCGTTCCGGCAGGCCGCCGGAGGGGCGAAACGTCGGGTCCAGCGCCGACTCGGCGAACTCCTGTGAGTGACTCACGCCTCGACGGCGCCGCGCCCACGACCGTTCGCGGGGCGCTGGCGAGCGGCGACCCGTTGCCCGGCACCGTCGGCTTCGCCGGCCGGGTGGACGACTGTCTCGTCCGCGACGTGCTCGGTCGCCGGCCCGTCTTCGTCGACGCGACCGACCCCGAACGGTGGGCGTTCGACCCCACGGACCTGACCGACGCAGAGCTACTCCCGGCGGGCTGTCGGCTGCCCGTCGGGGAGCCCGTCGCCGCCGCCGAGAGCGTCTGGTCGCTGCCGGACCCCGACCCTCGCCGGCGGGAGGAGGCAGTCGCGGCCGTCGAGCGTACCGTCCACGAACGGGTGGTGACGGAGTCTGCGCCCGCTGCGGTCGCCTTCTCCGGCGGCGTCGACTCCGCCGTCGTCGCCGCCGGCCGTCCGGACGCGCCGCTGTACGTCGCCGGCTTCGAGGGCTGTCACGACGTGACAGCGGCCCACGAGGCCGCCACTGCCGCCGACCGTGCCGCCGACCTCCAGACGGTCGAACTGGACCACGAGACGCTCCGCGAGGCCGTCCGCGCGGTCGTCGCCGCGACCGGCCGGTCGAACCCGATGGACGTGAGCATCGCCGTCCCGTTGTTCTGTGTCGCCCGGCGGGCCGCCGCCGACGGCCACGACCGCCTGGCCGTCGGCCAGGGCGCAGACGAACTGTTCGGCGGCTACGCCAAGGTCCGGACGCCCGAGGAAGACGACCGCGTGGACGCGACGACCGTCCGCGGTGCTCGTCGGGAGACGGTGCTGTCGCTGCCGGACCAGCTCGCTCGTGACGTGGTGACGCTACGGGCCGCCGGCGTGGAGCCGGTCGCGCCGTTCCTCCACGACGACGTGATCGCGGCCGCGCTCCGACTCCCCGGCGACGCGCTCGTCGCCGACGGCGTCGGGAAGGTCGCGCTGCGCGAGACTGCCGACGGGGTCGTCCCGGAACCCGCCCGCGTCGCCGACAAGAAGGCCGTCCAGTACGGAACCTACGTCTCGCGGGAGTTGGACCGACTGGCGCGGCGTGCGGGGTTCAAGCGGCGTATGAACGACCACGTCGGGCGGTACGTCGCCGCGCTGACCGCGGGCGATCTCGATCGGGGGTGACTGGGTCGCTGGACGGTGGCGGTTGGACGCACGTCGGGGACGGTGAACACACCGAAAGACTACGCCCGTAGCGCAGTCACGGACGGGCGTGACCCCGGAACGACGAGACCGCCGTCGGTCACGCCGTCGACTCCTCGCTGCGCTCGGCGCATCCCTGTCGACTGGACTCGCCGGCTGCAACACAGGGACGGAGCGGTCGCGCACGGACACGTCGACGAACACGTGGACACGGCCGCCGACGGAGCCACCGACAGAAACGCCAACTCCGCTGGCGACGGACGACCCCACCGAGACGAGGGCGTCGCCGACGGCGCTGCCGGCAGTGTCGGGTGATACCGAACTCCTGTGGGAGGTCGCCGTCGGGAGCGGCGCGGAGGCGTACTCGCTCACGACCGACGACGGTCGGATCTTCCTCGCGGCGAACGACGGAGGACTGGTCAGACTCGGCGCGGACGGGCAAGTCGTCTGGGAAGCGCTCGACCGCTCGGAGTCGGTTCGGGCGTCACCGCTCGTCGACGGCGACACGGTGTACACGGCGGGCCGAACGGTGTTCGCCGTCTCGGCGGGGACGGGCGCGACACGGTGGACGGCCGGCGAGACGTACGGGTCAGTGGAACTGTTCTTGCGTGACGACACGCTGTACGCCGTCGGCGGCGGCGTGTTCGCCGTCGATCTCGACACGCACCGAGTCGAGAAACGGAGCGATGTTCCGACATCGCCGCAGTCGCTGGGGACGGTCGGTGCCACCGTCTTCGACGGGGTCGCCTACGTGGCCACAGATGGCGGACTGCTGATGAACCGCCGGCTGGCCGACGGCGAGCCGATCTGGCGGGAACGAACGTTCGGATACAGTAGCGTCACTCCGCCCGTCGCCGGCGACGAGACCCTGTTCGTCGGGACGGACGACGGAGTCCGAGCGGTCGACCCGGCGACCGGCGCGGATCGTTGGGTCGCGGCCGGCACCACGAGCGGCGACGCCCTCTCACAGCGCGTCACCGACGGAACACTGTACGGCTTCGGCGCCGGGACGCTCCACGCGGTGACGACCGACGGGACTGTCCAGTGGTCGACGCCCGTCAAGGCGAAGTACGGGGTCGACCTCGCCGTCGGCGACGACCGCGTGTTCCTGGCGACCGCCGACCGCGTCACCGCGTTCGACCGGGCGACCGGGCGACAGCAGTGGCGCGTGACGTTCGGCGGCGGGGAGTTCGGCAGTGTCGAGTCGGTCGCGTTCCTGCCGGACCCGCCGGTCGTCGTCGTCGTCAGCCGGGCCGACGCCGTCGGACTCCGGGCGTGAGTTTCACCCCTCGACGGCCCGAATCGCCTCCAGCCCGATCTCGACGGTGTCGCGGTCGAGGTCGGCGTCGCGCAGTTCTGGCGCGGTGTACCACGTCCAGGCCGTCGCCGGCTCTTCGCCGTCTGCGGGGTCGATCTCCCGACTGTCGGCCTGGGCGAAGAAGACGTGATCGACGTGTTGGTGGCTCACGAAGCCGTCGTCGTGGACGTTCACGTCGTACAACATCGTGTGTCTGGGCGTCGGGAGCGTCTCGCCGTTGGGCGCCGGGACGGCGTCCGTGTCGTCGACGAGCGTCGGCTCCAAGCCAGTCTCCTCGCGCACTTCGCGGAGCCCACACTCGTGGGGGAGTTCGTCGCGCTCTACGTGGCCGCCGGGCGGAATCTCGATCCCGAGGCCAGGGTGTTCGTGTAAGGCGACCGCGCCGTCGGAGACGACGTAGACGGTCGCGGTGTGGTGGCGTGTCGTCTCCACGACCGGACGTAGACGGCGGCAGTAATGCGTCTTGGGGAGACGGTACCACCCCCACCCAGTGTCAGGGCATCTGGACCTTCTCTTCGGCCTCCAACAGCTCGTGGTAGCGGTTGCGGATCGTCACCTCGGAGATGTTCGCCACCTCGCTCACCTCGCTCTGGGTCACCTTCTCGTTGGTGAGCAGGGAGGCGGCGTAGACGGCCGCAGCGGCGAGTCCGACCGGGGACTTCCCGGAGTGGACCCCCTGTTCTTTCGCCGTCGATAGGAGCTGACGGGCGCGTCGCTCGGACTCCTCGGACAGTTCCAGATCGGAGGCGAATCGCGGGACGTAGCTCTCCGGGTCCGCCGGCTGGATCTCCAGGTTGAGCTCCCGGACGATGTAACGGTACGTCCGGGCGATCTCGTCTTTCTCCACCCGCGAGACGTTGGCGATCTCGTCGAGAGACCGGGGCGTGCCGGCCTGCCGGGCGGCGGCGTACAGCGAGGAGGTGGACACCCCCTCGATGGAGCGGCCGGGCAGCAGGTCCTCGTCTAAGGCGCGCCGGTAGATGACGGAGGCCGTCTCCCGGACGTTCTCCGGGAGCCCCAGGGCCGACGCCATCCGGTCGATCTCCCCCAGCGCCTGCTTCAGGTTCCGTTCCTTCGAGTCACGGGTGCGGAACCGCTCGTTCCAGGTACGGAGCCGTTGCATCTTCTCGCGCTGTCGGCTGGACAGCTGCTTGCCGTAGGCGTCCTTGTCCTGCCAGCCGATGTTCGTCGACAGCCCCTTGTCGTGCATCATGTTGGTCGTCGGGGCACCGACACGGGACTTCTCGTCTTTCTCCTTGGCGTCGAACGCGCGCCACTCCGGCCCGCGGTCGATCTCGTCTTCCTCCACGACGAGCCCACAGTCCCGACACAGGGTCTCGCCGCGCTCGGAGTCGTTCACTAGGTTCCCGCTACACTCCGGACACTCCAACGTCTCCTCTTCCTCGTCCGACTCCTCTCGCTCGGTGTCGCGTTGGCTCCCTCGGGTGCGGGTTCGCTCGCTCGTGTAGTTGCGGACGTTCTCACTCATGATTGACTGGGTGGGGTGGTGCCGTCGGGAGAGAAACTGCTCCCTCCTTGTCTCACCGTAGACAGTTACTGGGGCGACAGCCTTATGAATCTGACGTATGATTCCATCTAACACCCCAGTTGTAATTGCCAGACGGCGTCGGGGCGATTCTGGCGGCTACAAGAGGATTTCGGACCCTCTCGAGAGTCACGGGGTTTCCCGCCGCCCTCCGGCGGTTCTCGCCACACTGAGGCGAGATCTGACCCCGCGCAAACTATCGAAAGCGATAATGGTGTGAGGCCACACTGGCGGCAGGGTCGTCGCCCGTCGACGGCGGTGGTCGGGTCGTCGCCCGTCGGCGGCATCGAAACGCTTACTCGCCGGACGGGCGACGCTGTGGGTATGAGCGAGACGCCGGCAGACGGCGACGGGGTCGTCACCGCCGACGACGTGCGCCATGTCGCCGACCTGGCACGGGTGGACTTAGCCGACGAGGAGGTCGCCGAGTTCACCGAGCAGTTCGGCGAGATTCTCGACTACTTCGCGGCCCTAGACGAGGTCCCGGAGACGGACGCCGAGCCGGACCTGGTCAACGTGATGCGGGCCGACGAGGTCCGGGAGGGGCTGGATCGAGAGGCGGCGCTGTCGAACGCACCGGAGTCGGAGGCGGGCTACTTCCGTGGCCCGCGGGTGTCGTAGATGTCGGCAGACGAGTTCGACGCCTTCCTGGCGCAGACGACGGTCGAGGGCGCGGACGACGGCCCGCTCGCCGGCCGGACGGTCGCAGTCAAGGACAACATCTCGACGGCCGGCGTGGCGACGACGTGTGGCTCTGCGATGCTCTCGGAGTACGAGCCGCCGTTCGACGCGACCGTCGTAGAACGCCTGAAGGAGGCCGGGGCCACCCTCGTCGGCAAGACCAACATGGACGAGTTCGGGATGGGCGGGACGACGGAGACGTCCGCGTTCGGCCCGACGAAGAACCCGGTGGACCCCGACCGGGTCCCCGGGGGTTCGTCGGGCGGCTCCGCGGCCGCCGTCGCCGCCGGCGAGGCCGACCTCGCGCTCGGCACGGACACCGGCGGCTCCGTCCGCAACCCCGCAGCGTTCTGTGGAGTCGTCGGGCTCAAGCCCACCTACGGGCTCGTCTCCCGGTACGGGCTGATCGCGTACGCCAACTCCCTCGAACAGGTCGGCCCCATCGCCGACAGCGTCGCCGACACCGCCGCACTCCTGGACGTGATCGCCGGCCCGGACGAGCGTGACGCCACCACTCGCTACGACGCCGCCGACGGCGGCCCCGACGACCACCCCGCGGAGACGACGACGTACGCCGACGCCGTCGCCCCCGACGCCGCCGACTTCACTGTCGGGCTGCCGACGGAACTCGTTGAGGGCGCAAGCGACCCCGTCCGGGAGACGTTCACCGACGCCGTCGACGCCCTCCGCGACCGCGGCGTCGACACGGTCGAGGTGTCGCTCCCGTCCGTCGAGCACGCCGTCCAGGCGTACTACGTGATCGCCACGAGCGAGGCCTCCTCGAACCTCGCCCGCTTCGACGGCGTCCGCTACGGTCCCGACACGGACGCGGACGGGGACTGGAACGAGCAGTTCGCCGCCGTCCGCGAGGACGGGTTCGGGCCGGAGGTGAAGCGTCGGGTCCTGCTGGGGACGTTCGCGCTGTCTGCGGGCTACCACGACCAGTACTACGAGAAGGCCCAGGACGCACGCGCCTGGGTGAAGCAGGACTTCGACGAGGCGCTGTCGGAGGCGGACGTGTTGGCGACGCCGACGATGCCGGTCGTCCCGCCCGAGCGCGGCGAGAGCCTGGACGACCCGCTCCAGCTGTACCTGATGGACGCCAACACGGTCCCGGTGAACCTGGCGAACCTCCCGGCGATCTCCGTGCCCGCCGGCACCGCCGACGGGCTGCCGGTCGGCTGTCAGTTCGTCGGGCCCGCGTTCGGCGAGCCGGCGATCATCCGGGCCGCCAGCGCGCTGGAGGACGCCGTCGCCTGACGCGACACACACCCCAACGTACAATACGTCTCGAACGACACACGACGAGCGTGTCAAACACGCTCTGGCGGCTGTTCGACCCTGCCGTGTTCGCCACCGGCACGTTCGGCGTCGCGCTGACGCTGTTCGTCGTCGGCGCCGGTCGCCCCGCTCTGATCGCGCTCGTCGTCGGCTGGTTCCTCCTCACTCCGTTGTCGGGCGTCCTCAAAGAGGAGGTGTTCGACGAGGAGTTGGACGAGGCCGCCAACTCCGTGTCGAACGCCGCCGAGGTCGAGACGGACGCGGACGACCCCCTCGAACGACTCCGCGAGCGCTACGCGGCCGGCGAGATCGACGAGGCCGAGTTCGAGCGCCGGCTGGACGCCCTGATCGAGACGGAGGACGCCGACCCCGAGACCGCCCGCGACCGACTCGACCGGACGCCCGCGGACGGCGGCCTCGACGACCTAGACATGTCCGACCTGGACGAGGCGACGGACGACGACCTAGACATGTCCGACCTGGACGAGGCGACGGACGACGACCTAGACATGTCCGACCTGGACGAGGCGACGGACGACGACCTAGACATGTCCGACCTGGACGAGGCGACGGACGACGACCTAGACATGTCCGACCTGGACGAGGCGACGGACGACGGGCGAGACCGGGAACTGGAGCGGGAGTGAACGGAGGAGAGACAGTCAGCGGAACAGCGACCGAAGCCGACCGGCCACACTCTTGATTCGGCCGTTCACCGGGTCCTTCAGGTCCGTCCCGTACGTCTCACGGCGTTCCTCGTCCGTTCGGTCGGCCGTGTAGATGGCGAACCCGCTCTGGTCGGACGCCTCCCTCTCTTTCGCGTCGTTACGGCTCATACCACGACATCGTTCTCCTTTCGTCATAAGAGTATCCCAACTTTCTCGCTGTACTCGGTCGCCAGGTTGCAGACTCGTGTGTTCTTGATCTCGATCTCGCTCGTCGCTCGCTCCTCTGGGATGTCGAGCACGTCTGTCACCTCGGACTCGGAGTCGATCACGAAGACTGCTGCCGGGTTCGCCTCCGCAGGGTCGTCGTTCGGTCGGTACACCGGGGTGCCGATTATCACCTGGAGGTGGTCTGTCGCGTTGTCCTGTCTCGGCGTCGTCTCGAAGCCGTCCGGCCACTCCCCTCGCCGCTCTCTGACTGCGATCTGCTGTTTCCCCTGTCGGTAGACTGCGCCGGCACAGCCCTGCCCGGGCTTGAACTCGAGTTCGAGTTCGTCTGGACGGTACTCTCCCCGGTCTGCAGTGAAGCTGATCTCCAGTCTGTCGTCCCCGACCACCCCTCCGGCAGTTGGTCGCATGACGTTGCACCTGACCTCGACGTCGTCACCAGCGACGCTCTCGATTTCTTCGCCCGCCTTCCCGAGGTAGTCGTCGAAGAAGGTACTCAGCTGTTGGTCTCGCTTCTGTACCGGGGGGCGGTATGTGAGGTAGTACTGTGTACCGAGGACGACTCCCAGGGAGACGGTTGCCAGCCCGGCAGCCACCCACCCAATCCCGACGAACCCCAGGACTCCGATCAGGACACCTGTGAAGTTCACGACGACGTTCGCCAAGAACTTCTTCGTCGACTGGCGGACGCTCTCCGGTAACATCTCTTCTTCCCTCGCCGGTTGCTTTCGATTTGATTTCAGTTTTTGCATACGAACTGTGGCCAAGTGACAGGATCTGTCACACCCAGAAGGCCAACGCATACGTCGGTGGCGCGAGACCGGCCGGTGTGCAACGAGACACGCGTGTCGGCGTCGACGTGGGCGGGACGTTCACGGACCTGGTGACGGTCGGGGACGACCGCGTCCGGGTCGACAAGGTGCCGTCGACGCCGGACGCGCCCGAGACGGGGGTGTTGGACGGGCTGGCGGGGCTGTCGGTCGACACGGAGCGGATCGGCTTCCTGGGCCACGGGACGACCGTCGCAACGAACGCGGTGTTGGAGGGCACCTGGGCCGACACGGCGCTCGTGACGACCGCGGGGTTCCGGGACGCCGTCGAGATCGGCAGACAGACCCGCCCGGACATCTACGACTTCCGGGCCTCGAAGCCCGAGCCGGTCGTCCCACGGGACCGTCGCCACGAGGTGCCCGAACGGATCGACGAGCGGGGGTCGGTGTTGGAGGCGTTAGACGAGTCGGCCGTCCGGGCGCTGGCGCAGGACCTCGCGGCCGCCGAGACGGACGCCGTCGCCGTCGCGTTCCTGTTCGCGTTCGAGAACCCCAGCCACGAGCGCCGGGTGCGGGAACTGCTGCGCGAGGAGGGAGTGACGGCCGCAGTGTCGCTGTCGTCGGACGTGTTGCCGGAGATCCGCGAGTACGAGCGCTCCGTGACGACCGCGCTCAACGCCGGGCTCGTCCCGGTGGTCGACGACTACGTCGCCGCAGTCGCCGACGGGATCGACCGACTGGGAGTCGCGGCGCCGCTCCGGCTGATGGGCTCGGACGGCGGGCTCGTGACCGCGGCGACCGCCCGCGAGCGACCCGTCGAGACGTTACTCTCCGGGCCGGCGGCGGGCGTCCGCGGGGCCGCACACGTCGCCGGCGAGGCCGGGTCGCCTCCGGGGGGGACGGCGACGGCCGAGTCGACCCGCGGCTACGACGACCTCTTGACGATGGACGTCGGCGGCACGTCGTGTGACGTGTCACTCGTCCGCGACGGCGAGCCGTTGGTGTCGACAGAGACGAGCGTCGGCGACTACCCGGTCGCGGTGCCGTCCGTCGACGTCCACACCGTCGGCGCCGGCGGCGGCTCCGTCGCCCGGGTGGACGACGGCGGCGCGCTCCGGGTGGGGCCCGACTCCGCCGGTGCCGACCCCGGGCCAGTGTGCTACGGCCGCGGCGGGACGGAGCCGACCGTCACGGACGCCCACTTCCTGCTGGGGCGGATCGACCCCGGGGCGTTCCTCGGCGACGACGTAGCCGCCGACCGCGAGGCCGTCCGGGCGGCGTTCGAGCCGTTGGCCGAGGAGCTAGGCCGGTCCGTCCGAGGCGTCGCCGAGGGGGTGCTGGCGGTCGCGGACGCCGAGACGGAGCGGGCGCTACGTGTCGTCTCCGTCGAGCGGGGTCACGACCCTCGGGAGCTGGCGTTGGTCGCGTACGGCGGCGCCGGGCCGTTGCACGCGACTGCCGTCGCCGACCGACTAGACGTGCCGACGGTGATCGTCCCCCGCGCTGCCGGCGTCCTGTCCGCGCTGGGGCTGCTCGTCGCCGACGTGACGACGGACCGCTCGGCGTCGATGGTCCGGCCGTTGACGGCGGTCGACGCCGACCGGCTCCGAGAGACGTTCGCCAGACTGGAGTCGGAGGGGCGGGACCGACTCGCCGGCGCGGAGCGGGCGACCGAGGACGTGCGGATCGAGCGCTCGCTCGACCTCCGGTACGAGGGTCAGTCGTTCGAGCTCCAGGTGCCGGCGCCGGACCCCGCCGAGACGGCGCCGGCGGCGTTCCGGGAGACCGTCCGCGAACGGTTCCACGAACGGCACCGGCAGCGCTACGGCCACGCGGAGTCGGGCGAGCCGGTGGAACTGGTCACCGTCAGGCTGCGGGCACGCGGCGTGGTCGAGCCGCCGACGCTGTCGCCGGGCGACCGGGCCGCGACCGTCGGCGACGCCGTCCGTGGGTCACGGTCCGTCGTCTTCGACGGCACGGACCGCGAGACGACGGTGTACGACCGCGAACGGCTCCCCGTCGGCGGGGAGTTCGACGGGCCGGCCGTCGTCGCCGGCGGCGAGAGCACGCTCGTCGTCCACCCCGGCCAGACGGCTCGGGTGGACGACCGCGGCAACCTCGTCGTCGCGGTGGACGGGGGTGTGTCGGCGTGAGCGACCGGAGCGACGCAGGTGGCGACGAGGACGCCACCGGAGTCGACTCGGTGACGCTGTCCGTGATCCGCAACGGGCTGGAGGCGGTCGCCGAGGAGATGAACGCCGATCTCGTTCGGACGGCCTACTCCCCGAACGTGACGGAGCGACGGGACTGCTCGACGGCGTTGTTCGACGCCGACGGCGAGATGGTCGCACAGGCGGAGACGATCCCGGTCCACCTCGGCGCGATGCCGTTCTCCGTCGCGGCCGCGGTGGAGGCGTTCCCGCGGTCGGAACTCCGGCCGGGCGACTCGATCCTCCTGAACGACCCGTTCCGCGGCGGCGCCCACCTCCCGGATCTCACGCTCGTGACGCCGATCTTCGACCGGCCGGGCGACGAGATCGTCGCCTTTGCCGCCAACCGTGCACACCACGCCGACGTGGGAGGCACGACCGGGGGCAGCGTCGGAGCGACGACGACGGAGATCTACCAAGAGGGACTGCGGGTCCCGCCGGTGAAGTACGAGGTCGGCGAGGGGCGCACCACCGGGCCGGAGGGACAGCCCCGCGCCGACTCTGTCGTCGCCGAGGACGTACAGGCGTTGCTGCTGGCGAACGTCCGGACGCCGGACGAGCGCCGTGGGGACCTCCGGGCCCAGACGGCCGCGAACGCGACCGGTCGACGCCGCTACCACGACCTCTTGGCGGAGCACGGCGACACCCTGTCGCGGGCGACGAGCGCGATCCAGGACTACTCCGAGCGACGGATGCGGGCGGCGCTGGCGGAGCTGCCGGACGGTCGCTTCGAGTTCGAGACACACCTGGAAGACGACGGCCGCGGCAACGGCCCGCTCCCGATCCGGGTCGCGGTCGTGATCGACGACACGGACGTGACCGTCGACTTCGCCGGCACGGCCGACCAGACGGACGGACCGGTCAACGCCGTCCGGGCAGTGACGGCGTCGGCGACGTACTACGCGCTCCGGTGCGTGACGGACCCGGAGATCCCGCCAAACGCGGGCTGTTACCGACCGATTCGGATCGAGACGCCGACCGGGAGTCTCGTCGACGCCGAGCCGCCCGCGGCGGTCGTCGGCGGCAACTTAGAGACCTCACAACGGGTCGTCGACTGCGTGTTCGGCGCGCTCGCCGAGGCCGACCCGACGGCCGTGCCGGCGGCCGGCCAGGGGACGATGAACAACGTCACCTTCGGCGGGACCGACCCCCGACCCGACCGTGACGGGGAGTACGCCTTCTACGAGACGGAGGCCGGCGGCGCCGGTGCCCACGCCGGCGGCGACGGCGACGACGCCGTCCACGTCCACATGTCGAACACGCTCAACACGCCGGCGGAGGTGGTCGAGACCGCCTACCCCCTCCGCGTCGAGCGGTACGCGCTCCGCCCCGACACCGGCGGCGCCGGCCGCCACCGCGGGGGGCTGGGGCTCCGCCGGGACGTGCGCGTCCGCGACCACGCCGCACGGTGTAGTCTGTTGGCCGAGCGCCGGACGAGCCGCCCGTACGGTCTCGGCGGCGGCGAGCCCGGCGCGACCGGGGGGGCCGCCCTCGTCGACGACGACGGCCGAGACCTGGAGTCGCTGCCGGCCAAGACCACGCTGGAGCTCGACCCCGGGAGCGTCGTCAGCGTCCGGACGCCCGGTGGCGGCGGCTTCGGCGACCCCGAAGACCGCGACCCGGCGGCCGTCGTCCGCGACCTCCGTCTGGGGAAGCTGTCCGTCGACCGAGCGCGAGAGGTGTACGGGATCGACGCCGACGATGTCGTCGCCGCCGAGACGGGGTCGGGAACGGGCGGCGGTACGGTGGGCAGCGACGAGGGAGACGACGGCGAAGAGTGAGTCGTGGGTGAGCGGGGTTCGGCGTCGGGGTGTAGCTCGTCGCGTGTGTCACCGAGCGTGACTGC belongs to Halobaculum sp. MBLA0143 and includes:
- a CDS encoding hydantoinase/oxoprolinase family protein, which gives rise to MQRDTRVGVDVGGTFTDLVTVGDDRVRVDKVPSTPDAPETGVLDGLAGLSVDTERIGFLGHGTTVATNAVLEGTWADTALVTTAGFRDAVEIGRQTRPDIYDFRASKPEPVVPRDRRHEVPERIDERGSVLEALDESAVRALAQDLAAAETDAVAVAFLFAFENPSHERRVRELLREEGVTAAVSLSSDVLPEIREYERSVTTALNAGLVPVVDDYVAAVADGIDRLGVAAPLRLMGSDGGLVTAATARERPVETLLSGPAAGVRGAAHVAGEAGSPPGGTATAESTRGYDDLLTMDVGGTSCDVSLVRDGEPLVSTETSVGDYPVAVPSVDVHTVGAGGGSVARVDDGGALRVGPDSAGADPGPVCYGRGGTEPTVTDAHFLLGRIDPGAFLGDDVAADREAVRAAFEPLAEELGRSVRGVAEGVLAVADAETERALRVVSVERGHDPRELALVAYGGAGPLHATAVADRLDVPTVIVPRAAGVLSALGLLVADVTTDRSASMVRPLTAVDADRLRETFARLESEGRDRLAGAERATEDVRIERSLDLRYEGQSFELQVPAPDPAETAPAAFRETVRERFHERHRQRYGHAESGEPVELVTVRLRARGVVEPPTLSPGDRAATVGDAVRGSRSVVFDGTDRETTVYDRERLPVGGEFDGPAVVAGGESTLVVHPGQTARVDDRGNLVVAVDGGVSA
- a CDS encoding hydantoinase B/oxoprolinase family protein, with the protein product MSDRSDAGGDEDATGVDSVTLSVIRNGLEAVAEEMNADLVRTAYSPNVTERRDCSTALFDADGEMVAQAETIPVHLGAMPFSVAAAVEAFPRSELRPGDSILLNDPFRGGAHLPDLTLVTPIFDRPGDEIVAFAANRAHHADVGGTTGGSVGATTTEIYQEGLRVPPVKYEVGEGRTTGPEGQPRADSVVAEDVQALLLANVRTPDERRGDLRAQTAANATGRRRYHDLLAEHGDTLSRATSAIQDYSERRMRAALAELPDGRFEFETHLEDDGRGNGPLPIRVAVVIDDTDVTVDFAGTADQTDGPVNAVRAVTASATYYALRCVTDPEIPPNAGCYRPIRIETPTGSLVDAEPPAAVVGGNLETSQRVVDCVFGALAEADPTAVPAAGQGTMNNVTFGGTDPRPDRDGEYAFYETEAGGAGAHAGGDGDDAVHVHMSNTLNTPAEVVETAYPLRVERYALRPDTGGAGRHRGGLGLRRDVRVRDHAARCSLLAERRTSRPYGLGGGEPGATGGAALVDDDGRDLESLPAKTTLELDPGSVVSVRTPGGGGFGDPEDRDPAAVVRDLRLGKLSVDRAREVYGIDADDVVAAETGSGTGGGTVGSDEGDDGEE